One genomic segment of Belonocnema kinseyi isolate 2016_QV_RU_SX_M_011 chromosome 2, B_treatae_v1, whole genome shotgun sequence includes these proteins:
- the LOC117167034 gene encoding uncharacterized protein LOC117167034, with product MSYSRNMPDWQQYSALQSGGSDAAKSGQNASAGHLYVPNISPPSMNGLNLSTDCHSKSQNDVINYSQRNYQPQNNTQSGATNLPENPLTSMVHMSSCAGQYGNSSTMNSMMDDGSNLDSLRNGSVVALNEEMAHRNQISLNGPVSRVMGPNMNVNNNMGTTGQRIPPVNSVPSNRQAPYMPACKGPCCVSDPNVNYQAWEKFTPYQATNPYRENVRASGYATADSRRYRNEAAVATATTTYRKESYPNKDLVPPNSYQVDQRRSYSDYKYCKDPPPVPRNYQTSTVLPSYPLPNYGVPGDYQKYAYTMKDYPRQGVMNSQNSPILKYPEHNVNMQEKYSPKQSQYQSGALLQKGLVVPSISTNISTVQNPYLNPQFSREYQWENPEKDPNKIQNPVPMHSTYPKYQLYQQKYAVQRFSMENHLRELSRIPGYQTHPKYQECIHRYRELLRLQQTVDYQSAIQNTLTTANSSVPPINLQFDQNGVLINPNYLPGSFPTHNPANPTNPVNIEKEPQQTAEKPHNLQRLQSLLRSHESSIPNNDRDVQYLGQKTIENPHCHLRREEERFEALNPREEDKEKSFAHKPTLDVRQFLANWDEAEEEEGANANLPDVVLSNSTPIVVVEYGNLGLDSHGPDNTTEQKENEPTMKAQEYYPKDHSNTLLQDCANDLNQGVVYANKLNIKCVGEGIDGVPTIHIVENPEGESCGSFAYNEKQEVEVIGGSSLPSLTETKECEVSESKEASSVNYKKLAQRNPDPKLQVNPRDMAVLPLAKSTSEAGSANLKKQNSYSEENHNQDDLSLPDLTTSECTPISTTLNTPTHSDSEECTEQGVDLTTSTNPIELIQNSPMISFTQSPVKMDPYEHLKGEHLSAKSSQDGLDFDFQNTSVIKSPISDSKKEEKPDLRSKPAENDIWPSCALEDKKKNPISDAQSSTKYSQVHPISRMIPENSANKDSNDFSSNMDVFSSEDQDKWCWNSIPLIPGEENEEPKIPAPPMEENYLTKIMKDSAPITSLNVLESDEEKTSKVDDMWMDVGCMDKGLDLSSDAKKTCSNEKFYNEIEQKMQKKKDFAEVSASVSKILKNIKERQDSIQNSMQDSQSLRRNSKGISIISEEIFNTTWQQNKQNKIYPPRKMSDSFEREELATFAENFKKSRSRSMNTLWKRSKSVENLKDESEEERLFKEFKNLKRKRSVDQFKEDNKLPKLSPEEEKKPTDMPAKHALPVLTPETLQNPPKISDVNQEKPATVEPAKPNSSDLEIKFRNCSDSNKPFEAIKIEINVSRSDGNSVAQSSTQKCGEADSKPNHDDPSTCGSLTCSGQNLKTETNIQSKKFEDSDKIVEMKGKKEDERKESVIEYFGKSQHSKVSQHSHAACDTCKSLNFHKIDQEYICTHLDNRITKPHENPESIENSSVAGSSTIDCLSNRLKSINKTKLVEDFSRKSKLQELKHFRKIKYKDKGCFSGFENKNVMPDKPEVKESSEIFPCTSEYSGSRLETKDLLKEDVTNTGDDTKHFVIKNSLNCDSSSFDEMPYKDPETNPLKSNLLEGEDSSSPKGFLNPIFSTLDESENLNTVPVYTTKDGKITYSPNPRFTLRTLLMEAQQKDGRSQYEKYTNYSSSTSYDKRPTKSGEKRPYSNKYHTDLKPPKKSLAKRFATQELEKSYQRYLSHKESRPAALSSEPMIIKTIKNYSAFSEGLSGNEAQDERQDSRSDFEDSRSQHENENEKSCFEDKIDETPDDLSEPAKIVETSTKNIERCEISESQIFTGIRSPSPGDAEDNQVVPVASGDKEPVIETRNFEKSDSTSPIVAEDATSRDAETLVMDVDKPQDTISQEADTLVMDIDNLQDTTSLEADPLGIDFDKPQVTTSPEADPLGMDVDKPADKSSREEENFVMDVDKKQDYDTDLNFPNLDSTSGTNLEMKDDIQDSNIDSANSKLEYLKDICNFKSDETPERRKSTSDVAVQSESHLLSERRKSESFVSSSTEINPVFSESLEVSKNREVLVSSQKESLEDEETAEINQHSDIGNSEVVFSFEREINSEVAVNSEAVVSSEVADNFEQAINSEIVENSEREINSEVAVNSDREINSEVAESLEREINSEIANIFEREINSEVVKNSEREINSEVAENAEGENNSVNFEREINSEVADNSEREIHSESEINSVNFEREINSEVVNNSEREIHSESEINSVNFELEINSEIAENSEREIHSESEINSVNFEREINSEIAENSEREINSEVPENFEKKINSEVSENSEHEINSEVPENSEHEINSEVALNVEHEINSEVAENSESAVGFEVAVSPVMELNPESIQNSEIAVNTEVLESVERIESERSEKVEPVSVDPEPQSCSESYFNESEKKREEEIIDVDVEDEVEIDLQLIEKDEVDTDLDKKISAELKEVLQDSEIDEKVDETESESVKEYSLEELKLANKQMEELIAAESLLELTSEITNLLARQENEISILNTEETSVEPINSVSENVEEDVLVATEEIQKEPEENTQVEPSVDEIQSSHYDVECEDEIILERIENVEDKSVEKETNHFEEHNQESNEESTLEQNSESQESELKNYEREYLETRGLCPSPSIETPKPPEDKTEEGTSEIIIQTSNCSTEINNEIDQSIQKETLPLIAVGDKDSELVYVDDESSCEVDPPTLELQKELSDSEMLNSPKSSDSNQFDQMPDMTLEENIRRESHLKSSTVDKTVPKLVIRKIESNRTSPTNSKSGSDVSEEPSFYRKVPKMIIRNAKSRPATPTIEEIPDELPESNEEANVIKVKIKLDDINKNEPFMFANEESRIPKMKIKLEDKLPKVVIENLDLRNVQDSQKPVPKVKKKKLKNSHSIDDDSKTSEQGTDSKRSCSKTDSDTSRSLSESDEANLNSELKEIVSDSSSLETEESRNKVPKLKIKKDLKIASSTTRKRHSSEIQQTENKKVKRSSKEEVKDRRVDPNMENSMSSSDGQSILEKVPKVIIKRTSPTAEFKCEVSKDKKNALLQDSSLQPQVVLQRSWILDCMAKELRHVNIALKLAIAKNGSKASVRGKSDSSKIQWEQFIRSLKKQKELAKAESGSEIFTNKIKQRRKSDCGTRYLETGSRFYKSKVCKSARESTNAEANYLENRSLYFKDMFSEKIQSNSDAFNSWKKFDENMNSESKDVFQDAEKLNFPNNFSDQGEESEVKLSEEVETKCTLLGEEVVDSKETLAPDISSFESFDENEANVIKMEEETQVEEVRPEFSTSLIANGEHEYLYSEDAIPTQFEFELEIVESSVDTYDVPMADIKEPPESNDAVEFKISEVPDDRIEESRIEESNDSDRLPRLLLPDEDSSLLNAVQDSSCDIKDEIPVLNNLLDPTETDQTSDQLASSPDKFSDSISLVQEVMAAKETLRKYLPKYEKDSSSKSKSRTLGEKREGERKEGDSDRSSSTKESSECSSSRSHTRYEKKRPKESSRSREKHKSRKAPRIDEESCKYDEKTISLRDQKRSSLHSTQSEESNKSKDSGSSRSKTESSSKRSGGKSESRSGKSRESSKDGDRSKTKSQKVPKISKSKEPNGESATEPKAKEDMPILEPEDGVRLDPSSDRDATLSPPLITNQEDVTTFEQVPKIVDGTVAKEAERVPSKMVKTVQVDPGVTLADAVQKWVFHEKATIKHRRYCVLCERWFPSVIRHRRHLSGYQHRHTELTQRRSIHTLFMLFTGKPCPRLLPADILRSDCSLGEATPLQVAVQNVALGYEKAHEMSKTKTEENKP from the exons ATGAGCTACAGCCGAAACATGCCAGACTGGCAGCAGTACAGTGCCCTGCAGTCTGGAGGATCCGATGCCGCCAAGTCTGGGCAGAATGCGAGTGCCGGTCACCTGTACGTCCCGAACATCAGTCCACCGTCCATGAACGGGCTCAACCTCAGTACAGATTGCCACAGTAAGTCACAGAATGATGTCATTAATTATAGTCAAAGAAATTACCAGCCGCAAAACAATACACAGAGTGGAGCGACAAATTTGCCCGAAAATCCTCTGACCTCGATGGTCCATATGTCGAGTTGCGCCGGCCAGTACGGGAATTCATCGACCATGAATTCTATGATGGACGACGGGAGCAATTTGGACAGTCTTAGGAATGGGTCGGTGGTCGCTCTGAACGAGGAAATGGCGCACAGAAATCAGATCTCATTAAACGGACCCGTCTCGCGTGTCATGGGGCCAAATatgaatgtaaataataatatgGGAACGACAGGACAACGAATTCCGCCCGTCAATTCCGTGCCTTCAAACCGACAAGCACCTTACATGCCCGCCTGCAAAGGTCCTTGTTGCGTTTCCGATCCCAATGTAAATTATCAAGCCTGGGAGAAGTTCACCCCCTATCAGGCGACTAATCCTTATAGAGAAAATGTTCGCGCGTCTGGTTACGCGACGGCTGACAGTAGACGATATAGAAACGAGGCGGCGGTGGCGACGGCGACGACCACCTACAGAAAGGAGAGTTATCCCAATAAGGACTTGGTCCCACCAAACTCTTATCAAGTTGACCAAAGAAGGAGTTACTCCGATTACAAGTACTGCAAGGACCCACCTCCCGTTCCCAGAAACTATCAAACCTCGACTGTCCTGCCGAGTTATCCTCTTCCAAATTACGGCGTTCCCGGGGACTATCAAAAATATGCCTACACCATGAAGGATTATCCGAGGCAGGGAGTTATGAACTCTCAGAACTCGCCGATTCTCAAGTATCCGGAGCACAATGTCAATATGCAGGAGAAGTATTCCCCGAAGCAGAGTCAGTACCAAAGTGGAGCGTTATTGCAGAAAGGTTTGGTGGTACCCAGCATCAGTACAAACATCTCCACGGTGCAGAATCCTTACCTGAATCCGCAGTTTTCTCGCGAGTACCAGTGGGAGAATCCCGAGAAAGACccgaacaaaattcaaaatccgGTGCCGATGCACAGCACTTATCCGAAGTATCAGCTTTATCAGCAGAAGTACGCGGTGCAGAGGTTTTCGATGGAGAATCATCTGCGGGAACTCTCGAGAATTCCTGGCTACCAGACACATCCAAAGTATCAGGAATGCATTCACAGGTACCGCGAATTGTTGAGATTGCAGCAGACAGTTGATTACCAGAGTGCAATTCAAAATACCTTGACCACAGCCAACAGCTCAGTACCACCTATCAATCTGCAGTTTGATCAGAACGGAGTTTTAATTAATCCGAACTACCTCCCCGGCAGTTTTCCCACCCACAATCCAGCCAATCCCACGAATCCTGTGAATATTGAGAAAGAGCCGCAGCAAACGGCGGAGAAGCCGCACAATTTACAACGGTTACAGAGTCTTCTTCGATCTCATGAATCGTCGATTCCAAATAACGACAGAGATGTACAGTACTTGGGACAGAAAACAATAGAGAATCCTCACTGTCATCTGCGACGAGAAGAGGAACGTTTCGAAGCTTTAAATCCCCGGGAAGAGGATAAGGAGAAGAGTTTTGCCCATAAACCCACGTTGGATGTGCGACAGTTTTTAGCAAACTGGGACGAGGCTGAGGAGGAAGAAGGAGCCAACGCAAATCTACCTGATGTCGTTCTCAGCAATTCGACCCCGATTGTCGTCGTCGAGTACGGAAACCTTGGATTGGACTCTCACGGGCCTGACAATACAACTGAGCAAAAGGAGAACGAGCCTACCATGAAGGCTCAAGAGTATTATCCGAAGGATCACTCCAACACTCTTCTTCAAGATTGTGCGAACGATTTGAATCAGGGGGTTGTTTATGCGAATAAGCTGAATATCAAGTGCGTCGGTGAAGGAATCGACGGAGTGCCCACGATTCATATTGTCGAGAATCCCGAAGGAGAATCCTGCGGATCTTTTGCTTACAACGAGAAACAGGAAGTGGAAGTTATTGGTGGAAGTTCGCTACCGTCTCTGACAGAAACGAAAGAGTGCGAGGTCAGCGAGAGTAAAGAAGCTTCTAGTGTAAACTACAAGAAACTGGCTCAGAGGAATCCGGATCCAAAGTTGCAAGTCAATCCTCGGGATATGGCAGTTTTGCCGCTAGCGAAAAGTACCTCGGAGGCTGGGAGTGCAAATTTAAAGAAGCAGAACAGCTACTCTGAGGAGAATCACAATCAGGATGATCTCAGTTTGCCAGATTTGACAACGTCGGAATGTACGCCAATATCAACGACCCTGAACACTCCGACTCATTCGGACAGCGAAGAATGTACCGAGCAAGGTGTTGATCTCACAACGAGCACCAATCCCATCGAATTAATCCAAAATAGCCCGATGATCAGCTTCACTCAATCTCCCGTCAAAATGGATCCCTACGAACATCTCAAGGGCGAGCATCTATCGGCAAAGTCGTCACAAGATGGACtcgattttgattttcaaaatacctCTGTCATCAAGTCGCCAATCTCCGATTCCAAGAAGGAGGAGAAACCCGATTTGCGAAGTAAACCGGCTGAAAATGACATTTGGCCATCTTGTGCACTCGAGGATAAGAAGAAGAATCCAATTTCTGATGCGCAAAGCAGTACAAAGTATTCTCAAGTTCATCCCATAAGTCGAATGATTCCGGAGAATTCGGCAAATAAAGATTCGAACGACTTTTCATCAAATATGGATGTGTTTTCGTCGGAGGATCAGGACAAGTGGTGTTGGAACTCGATTCCTCTGATACCTGGGGAAGAGAATGAAGAGCCGAAAATACCAGCTCCGCCGATGGAggaaaattatttgacgaaaattaTGAAAGATTCGGCGCCAATCACTAGCTTGAATGTCCTCGAGTCCGATGAAGAAAAAACGAGTAAAGTCGATGACATGTGGATGGATGTTGGTTGCATGGACAAAGGTTTGGACTTGAGTTCCGATGCTAAAAAGACATGCAGCAATGAAAAATTTTACAACGAAATCGAGCAGAAGATGCAAAAGAAAAAAGACTTTGCGGAAGTGTCAGCCTCGGTctcgaagattttgaaaaatatcaaggaGCGGCAAGATTCCATTCAGAATTCGATGCAAGATTCTCAAAGTTTGCGACGAAATTCCAAAGGAATCAGCATAATTTCCGAAGAGATATTTAACACGACTTGGCAACAAAACAAGCAGAATAAAATATATCCACCTAGAAAAATGTCGGACAGTTTTGAGAGAGAGGAACTTGCgacttttgctgaaaatttcaaaaaatcgagaTCAAGATCAATGAACACACTGTGGAAACGTTCAAAATCGGTCGAGAATCTCAAGGACGAGAGTGAGGAAGAGCGTctctttaaggaatttaaaaatctcaagaGAAAGCGAAGTGTCGATCAGTTTAAGGAGGACAATAAATTGCCGAAATTGTCGCCCGAAGAGGAGAAAAAACCGACGGACATGCCAGCAAAGCATGCTTTGCCTGTTCTGACTCCTGAGACACTTCAGAATCCACCGAAGATCAGCGACGTTAATCAAGAAAAGCCAGCGACAGTTGAGCCTGCGAAACCGAATTCATCGGACTTGGAAATCAAATTCAGAAACTGCAGCGATTCGAATAAACCTTTCGAGGCCATCAAAATAGAGATCAATGTTTCGAGAAGTGATGGCAATTCTGTTGCCCAGAGTTCGACGCAAAAGTGCGGTGAAGCAGATTCGAAACCGAATCATGATGATCCTTCAACTTGTGGTTCTTTGACTTGTTCCGGGCAGAACTTGAAGACTGAGACAAATATCCAGAGTAAAAAATTCGAGGATTcggacaaaattgttgaaatgaaGGGAAAAAAAGAAGACGAGAGAAAAGAGAGTGTAATAGAGTATTTTGGAAAGAGTCAACATTCAAAGGTCTCTCAGCATTCTCATGCAGCTTGTGACACCtgcaaatcgttgaatttccacAAAATTGATCAAGAATATATCTGCACCCATCTAGATAATCGAATAACAAAACCACACGAAAACCCCGAGAGTATCGAGAATTCGTCAGTTGCAGGGAGTTCAACAATCGACTGCCTTTCCAACAGACTCAAGTCCATCAACAAGACAAAACTGGTTGAAGATTTCAGCAGAAAATCCAAATTGCAAGAACTCAAGCACTTTCGAAAAATCAAATACAAGGATAAAGGATGTTTTTCTGGATTTGAGAACAAAAATGTGATGCCTGATAAACCGGAAGTTAAGGAAAGTTCAGAAATATTTCCCTGCACTTCGGAATACTCTGGATCCAGATTGGAAACCAAAGATTTATTAAAAGAAGATGTGACTAATACAGGCGACGATACCAAGCACTTTGTGATAAAGAATTCTCTAAATTGTGATTCCAGTAGCTTTGATGAAATGCCGTACAAAGATCCGGAAACCAATCCATTGAAATCGAATTTACTTGAAGGCGAAGATTCGTCGAGTCCCAAGGGATTTTTGAATCCAATATTCAGCACTCTGGACGAGTCGGAGAATTTGAATACAGTTCCGGTCTATACAACCAAAGACGGGAAAATCACTTACAGTCCCAATCCGAGATTTACATTGAGAACTCTGCTAATGGAGGCGCAACAAAAGGACGGTCGTTCTCAGTAtgaaaaatacacaaattatAGTTCCTCTACCTCTTATGATAAACGGCCGACAAAATCAGGCGAGAAGCGCCCTTACAGCAACAAATACCACACAGATTTGAAGCCACCGAAAAAGTCTTTGGCTAAACGGTTCGCTACTCAGGAATTGGAGAAAAGTTACCAGAGGTATCTTTCTCACAAGGAAAGTAGGCCAGCTGCACTCAGCAGTGAACCAATGATCATTAAAACGATCAAGAACTACAGCGCTTTCAGTGAAGGTTTATCCGGAAACGAAGCCCAGGACGAGAGACAAGATTCGAGGAGTGACTTTGAGGACAGTCGTTCGCAGCATGAAAACGAAAATGAGAAAAGTTGCTTTGAAGATAAAATTGATGAAACTCCCGACGATTTGAGCGAACCTGCCAAAATTGTGGAGACTAGTACAAAGAATATTGAGAGATGTGAGATAAGTGAGAGTCAGATTTTCACTGGAATACGGAGTCCAAGTCCGGGTGATGCGGAAGATAATCAGGTTGTACCTGTAGCTTCTGGTGATAAGGAGCCGGTAATAGAAACTcgcaatttcgaaaaaagtgattCTACTAGTCCTATTGTTGCGGAAGATGCGACATCTCGGGATGCCGAAACTCTGGTCATGGATGTTGACAAGCCACAAGATACAATATCTCAGGAGGCAGACACTCTTGTCATGGACATcgacaatttacaggatacaacATCTCTTGAGGCAGATCCTCTTGGCATAGACTTTGACAAGCCACAAGTAACAACATCTCCGGAGGCAGACCCTCTTGGTATGGATGTTGACAAGCCAGCAGATAAATCATCCCGGGAGGAAGAAAATTTTGTCATGGACGTTGACAAGAAACAAGATTACGATACAGATTTGAATTTTCCTAATCTTGATTCAACATCAGGAACCAATCTTGAGATGAAAGATGATATTCAGGATTCTAATATAGATTCTGCAAATTCTAAATTGGAATATCTTAAAGATATTTGTAACTTTAAATCAGATGAGACGCCCGAGAGGCGCAAATCCACCTCTGATGTTGCAGTTCAATCTGAATCACATTTACTTTCAGAGAGGAGAAAAAGCGAAAGTTTCGTTTCAAGTTCCACGGAAATTAATCCCGTATTTTCTGAGAGTTTGGAAGTGTCGAAAAACAGAGAAGTTTTGGTTTCTAGTCAGAAAGAATCTTTGGAAGATGAGGAGACAGCGGAGATTAATCAACATTCTGATATTGGAAATTCTGAAGTTGTGTTCAGTTTTGAACGTGAAATAAATTCTGAAGTTGCAGTTAATTCTGAAGCTGTGGTCAGTTCTGAAGTTGCAGACAATTTTGAACAGGCAATTAATtctgaaattgtagaaaattctgaGCGTGAAATTAATTCCGAAGTTGCAGTAAATTCTGACCGGGAAATCAATTCTGAAGTTGCAGAAAGTTTGGAACGTGAAATCAATTCggaaattgcaaacatttttgaaCGTGAAATCAATTCTGAAGTTGTAAAAAATTCTGAACGTGAAATTAATTCTGAAGTTGCAGAAAATGCTGAAGGTGAAAACAATTCAGTAAATTTTGAACGTGAAATCAATTCCGAAGTTGCAGACAATTCTGAACGTGAAATCCATTCTGAAAGTGAAATCAATTCAGTAAATTTTGAACGTGAAATCAATTCCGAAGTTGTAAATAATTCTGAACGTGAAATCCATTCTGAAAGTGAAATCAATTCAgtaaattttgaacttgaaatcaATTCCGAAATTGCAGAAAATTCTGAACGTGAAATCCATTCTGAAAGTGAAATCAATTCAGTAAATTTTGAACGTGAAATCAATTCCGAAATTGCAGAAAATTCCGAACGTGAAATAAATTCTGAAGtaccagaaaattttgaaaagaaaatcaattctgaagtttcagaaaattctgaACATGAAATAAATTCTGAAGTTCCAGAAAATTCTGAGCATGAAATCAATTCTGAAGTTGCACTAAATGTTGAACATGAAATAAATTCTGAAGTTGCTGAAAATTCTGAATCTGCAGTCGGTTTTGAAGTTGCAGTAAGTCCTGTAATGGAATTAAATCCTGAATCTATACAGAATTCTGAAATTGCCGTCAATACTGAAGTTCTTGAAAGTGTTGAGAGAATAGAATCAGAAAGATCAGAGAAAGTAGAACCAGTTTCAGTTGATCCTGAGCCACAGTCATGTTCAGAAAGTTATTTTAACGAGAGCGAGAAGAAAAGAGAAGAAGAGATCATAGATGTGGATGTTGAAGATGAGGTGGAAATTgatttgcaattaattgaaaaagacgaGGTTGACACAGACCTCGATAAGAAGATTTCTGCTGAATTGAAAGAAGTTCTCCAGGATTCGGAAATCGATGAGAAAGTTGATGAAACTGAGAGTGAGTCTGTAAAAGAGTATAgccttgaagaattaaaattagcGAATAAACAAATGGAGGAACTGATAGCTGCAGAATCCCTTTTAGAATTGACGTCTGAGATTACTAATCTTCTTGCCAGACAAGAGAACGAAATTTCAATTCTGAATACTGAGGAGACATCTGTAGAACCAATAAATTCTGTATCTGAAAACGTAGAGGAAGACGTTTTAGTAGCTACTGAGGAAATTCAAAAAGAACCCGAAGAAAACACACAAGTTGAACCCTCTGTCGACGAAATTCAATCCAGTCATTATGATGTTGAATGTGAGGATGAAATTATTTTGGAAAGAATCGAAAATGTGGAggataaatctgttgaaaaagaGACGAATCATTTTGAGGAACATAATCAAGAATCGAATGAAGAAAGTACTCTGGAACAGAATTCAGAAAGTCAAGAATCAGAACTGAAAAACTATGAGAGAGAATATTTAGAAACGAGAGGTTTGTGTCCTTCACCCTCAATCGAAACACCTAAACCCCCCGAGGATAAAACTGAAGAAGGTACGAGCGAAATCATAATTCAAACTTCAAATTGCTCTACAGAGATTAACAATGAAATTGATCAATCGATTCAGAAAGAAACTTTGCCTCTAATAGCCGTAGGAGATAAGGATTCTGAATTAGTTTATGTTGATGACGAGTCGAGCTGTGAAGTTGATCCTCCTACTTTGGAACTTCAGAAAGAACTCAGCGATTCCGAAATGTTAAATTCACCAAAAAGTTCGGACAGTAATCAGTTTGATCAAATGCCCGACATGACGTTGGAAGAAAACATTAGAAGAGAGTCTCATCTGAAAAGTTCCACAGTTGATAAAACAGTTCCTAAACTAGTTATTCGAAAAATTGAGTCGAATAGAACCTCACCGACAAATTCCAAGTCAGGTTCCGATGTGAGTGAAGAACCCTCATTTTACCGAAAAGTACCAAAGATGATAATTCGAAACGCCAAATCTCGACCAGCGACGCCCACGATAGAAGAAATTCCGGATGAGTTGCCTGAGTCGAATGAAGAGGCGAACGTCATCAAAGTGAAGATAAAACTCGATGATATCAATAAAAATGAGCCCTTCATGTTCGCGAATGAGGAAAGCAGGATTCCCAAAATGAAGATAAAGCTCGAAGATAAACTGCCGAAAGTTGTCATCGAGAATCTGGATTTACGTAATGTCCAGGATTCGCAGAAACCTGTTCCGAAAGTTAAGAAAAAGAAGCTCAAGAATTCGCATTCCATTGACGATGATTCAAAAACTAGTGAACAAGGGACCGATTCCAAGAGATCGTGTTCAAAGACGGATTCAGACACAAGCCGCTCTTTATCTGAATCCGATGAGGCGAATTTGAATTCCGAACTGAAGGAAATTGTCAGCGATTCGTCAAGTCTTGAGACTGAAGAATCTAGAAACAAGGTTcctaagttgaaaataaaaaaagacttgaaaatcGCCTCTTCGACTACTAGGAAACGGCACAGCTCTGAGATTCAGCAGACTGAAAACAAAAAGGTGAAAAGATCGTCGAAGGAAGAAGTGAAAGATCGAAGGGTGGATCCAAATATGGAGAATTCGATGTCTTCATCGGatggtcaaagtattttggaaaaagttccCAAAGTTATCATCAAGCGAACCTCGCCGACTGCTGAATTCAAGTGCGAAGTTAGCAAAGATAAGAAGAATGCTTTATTGCAAGACTCAAGTTTGCAACCGCAAGTGGTTCTCCAACGCTCTTGGATTCTCGACTGCATGGCGAAAGAGTTGAGACATGTCAATATTGCCTTGAAATTGGCGATTGCAAAAAATGGGAGCAAAGCCTCGGTCCGCGGTAAATCCGACTCAAGTAAAATTCAATGGGAGCAGTTTATTCGGAGTTTGAAAAAGCAGAAGGAGTTGGCGAAGGCTGAAAGTGGTTCGGaaattttcacgaataaaatcaAACAACGACGAAAATCCGACTGTGGGACGCGTTATTTAGAGACGGGTTCGAGATTCTACAAAAGCAAGGTCTGCAAATCAGCGAGAGAGTCTACAAATGCTGAAGCGAATTATCTCGAGAATCGATCTTTATACTTCAAGGACATGTTCTCTGAGAAAATTCAATCCAATTCAGATGCCTTCAATTCATGGAAGAAATTcgatgaaaatatgaattcagAGAGTAAGGATGTGTTCCAGGATgcggagaaattaaattttccgaataattttagCGATCAGGGTGAAGAATCCGAAGTAAAGTTGAGCGAAGAGGTCGAGACTAAGTGTACTTTATTAGGAGAGGAAGTCGTCGATAGTAAAGAAACTTTAGCTCCAGATATTTCTAGCTTCGAGAGTTTTGACGAGAACGAGGCAAATGTGATAAAAATGGAAGAAGAGACTCAAGTTGAGGAAGTGAGGCCCGAGTTTTCGACCTCGTTGATAGCGAATGGAGAACACGAGTATCTCTATTCCGAGGACGCGATTCCAACCCAGTTTGAATTCGAACTCGAAATTGTAGAGAGCAGTGTGGATACGTATGACGTACCAATGGCTGATATTAAAGAACCTCCTGAATCGAATGACgctgtagaatttaaaatttccgaagtACCTGATGATCGGATTGAGGAAAGTAGGATCGAGGAATCAAATGACTCTGACCGGCTTCCGAGGCTTCTTCTGCCAGATGAAGATTCTTCTTTGCTGAACGCGGTTCAAGATTCCTCTTGTGATATCAAGGACGAAATCCCTGTTCTGAATAACTTGCTGGACCCAACTGAGACAGATCAGACTTCCGATCAGTTGGCTTCAAGTCCAGACAAGTTTTCGGATTCGATCTCACTCGTCCAGGAAGTCATGGCTGCCAAGGAGACCTTGAGGAAGTATCTGCCGAAATATGAAAAGGATAGCAGCTCGAAATCGAAATCTAGAACTCTTGGCGAAAAGAGAGAGGGCGAGAGGAAAGAGGGTGATTCTGATAGAAGTTCTTCAACGAAGGAGAGTTCGGAATGTTCCAGTTCAAGAAGTCACACTAGGTATGAGAAGAAGCGGCCGAAAGAGAGCAGCAGGTCAAGAGAGAAACACAAGAGTAGAAAAGCTCCGAGGATAGATGAGGAGTCTTGTAAATATGATGAGAAAACGATATCGTTGCGGGATCAGAAACGTTCTAGTCTTCATTCTACTCAGTCGGAAGAGTCAAATAAAAGCAAGGATAGCGGCAGCAGTAGATCTAAAACAGAATCAAGCTCGAAGCGCTCGGGTGGCAAGTCTGAGTCCAGGAGTGGGAAAAGCAGGGAGTCGTCAAAGGATGGTGATAGAAGTAAAACAAAGTCTCAGAAAGTTCCAAAGATATCCAAGtctaaggaaccgaatggagaaaGTGCGACTGAGCCGAAAGCGAAGGAAGATATGCCGATTTTGGAACCGGAAGATGGAGTGCGTCTGGATCCGAGTTCGGATCGAGATGCTACACTTTCACCACCTCTTATCACAAATCAAGAGGACGTCACTACTTTTGAGCAAGTTCCGAAAATTGTTGATGGGACAGTTGCAAAAGAGGCGGAGAGAGTTCCTAGTAAGATGGTGAAGACTGTGCAGGTCGATCCTGGAGTGACTCTCGCCGATGCTGTTCAAAAATGGGTCTTTCATGAAAAG GCGACGATTAAACACAGAAGGTATTGCGTGTTGTGCGAAAGGTGGTTCCCATCAGTGATAAGGCATCGAAGGCATTTATCAGGTTACCAACATCGGCACACCGAACTTACACAAAGGAGATCTATTCATACACTTTTCATGCTTTTCACGGGGAAACCTTGCCCAAGACTGTTGCCTGCTGATATTTTAAGGTCTGACTGCTCATTAGGGGAAGCTACACCTCTGCAAGTCGCTGTCCAa AACGTTGCACTAGGCTACGAGAAAGCTCACGAGATGTCGAAGACGAAAACTGAAGAGAATAAACCATGA